TTTTGAATTTTCTTTACTCTTTCTTGTGTTAAATTTACAGTCATGGTTTCACTGTCAATTACAAACCCCAGGTAtgtaatggattttgtaggcCTTAGCACCGATTTTTCAGGGTGAACTGTAAATCCTAATGTGTCTAAAGTGTTCACTGTACATTTCACATTCTCCATGCAAAACTCTTCCGTCTCCCCTACCAACAGGGAGTCATCAATGTAGGCAGTGTTATCAAATCCCTGTTTCCTTAGGCTTGAAAAGACAGGTTTCATAACTTTAGTGAAAAGTCTTGGAGCAGATGCTAATCCATTTGGTAAACAAGTGAATTCATATAGCTCATTGTTCCAGTAAAACCTTAGAAATTTTCTATCTTGAGCATGTATCGGAACAGAGTAATATGCATCTTTCAAATCTACTGATGCAAAGTAACAGTCTCTTTGTACCAGATAGATCGCTGTTTTGAAAgtgtccattttgaaatgtgATGAGTCAACCTCTTTGTTTAAGCTTTTTAAGTTCAGAATTATTCTTAGTGAACTGTCTTTTTTCTCCCTGCAGAAAATGTTAGATATATATTCCCCTGGAACATGGGTACATTTTTCAATCACACTAATGCGAAGCAAACGGGAGATTTCGTTGTCTACCCGCTCCCACTCGTCACTGTGTATCCTAAAGGGTGTAGGTATGACGGGCTGGTATATTTGATGCTTAAACTCTATTCGCGCTCCCTGAATGCATTTTAGTGTCCACGTGTCTGACGTGACCACCCTCCAATTGTCATGACACAAGCCAACTTTCCCTGCCATAAAATTTTGGGGTGTATTGCCAATACCGTCAAGTAGCCAGCTCACCTGAGCGGTTTCCACATCACCCTGGTTACAGGACTGTTCTACTGTTTCCGCTGGTCCCCTTTTTTCCATGGTGACCCTGTCGGTCGCTTGCCTAAAAAAGGTCCTTGGTTGTGCCGGCCTGTAGGTCCATATGTGCCTGAGTGAGAGGACTGACCTTTACCTTTAGTAAAACCACCTTTCTTATGTCCTCTATAAGGTGAGTCATAAGGCCTGAATCTGTTTCCATGGTGGGCTCCGCCATGTCCACGTGGAGAGGGTGATGGAGCAGTAAAACTCCTATTTTGCTTCTCAGAGCTATGTAATTTGTTACTCAGTTCTTTGCACTCTGTTATGTCCTTTATGTTCTTTGGGAGGTCATCTCCAAACAAGTTTGTAGTTGCCACTGTATCCACTGAGCACAACCGTTTATAAGGCCCACGAAGGTCTGGCTTAAAATTCTCTCGCCTTGTGTTGTTGATATCACTATGTAGGCCCACCAACATTCTAACAGCATCCTTGGTTTTCCCCAGGAGTTCTTTAGGGTTAATGTCCTTCTTGTGAACAACTGCCGACATAAGGGAGTCCATCATTTGAATGACCGGAGTAGTGGCCTTGTCCAGCAGATTTTGAATCCGTTGCAGGTTAATGTCTTTGGACCTGGTCATAGCTCTCGCCTCATGCCAAATCACGGCATTAACGCGGGGTGACATCAAGTATTCCAGGTTTTTAGGGCGTTTGTAAGCTTCCATAATGGCTTTGAGTTTTTCCAAGTTCGGGGTTTTAGTGAGCCCATCATTGATAGACCTAGCTAAGTCGCTGTTAATCACAGGCCCTGTTTTATCTTCTTCCCCGAAAAACTCCGTCATGTCTTTCATGAGACTATTAAAATCGTCGGTCTCATCATCGGTCTGCGTCTCCTCCCCTTGATCAAGGCACCTGTGTATCAACATGTCCATTTCATCCTCGTCGGACGTTTCACCCTCCTCCATTTCCTGGGcgccgccatgtttgtttttgttttgaccgCCACTCGCCGATTCTCGGTCTTGTTCGGCCTTCTCCGCG
Above is a genomic segment from Haliotis asinina isolate JCU_RB_2024 chromosome 7, JCU_Hal_asi_v2, whole genome shotgun sequence containing:
- the LOC137291114 gene encoding uncharacterized protein — encoded protein: MAQPEGQGAKGQRAPDSDNFFEFVENLTEVTTIPLESTSTGGKSNSMQGFRSETEGVKRKAASHRELDPAGEKQSPLDAILRSLLASQQAQSHTMAQISTALAKISNSAEKAEQDRESASGGQNKNKHGGAQEMEEGETSDEDEMDMLIHRCLDQGEETQTDDETDDFNSLMKDMTEFFGEEDKTGPVINSDLARSINDGLTKTPNLEKLKAIMEAYKRPKNLEYLMSPRVNAVIWHEARAMTRSKDINLQRIQNLLDKATTPVIQMMDSLMSAVVHKKDINPKELLGKTKDAVRMLVGLHSDINNTRRENFKPDLRGPYKRLCSVDTVATTNLFGDDLPKNIKDITECKELSNKLHSSEKQNRSFTAPSPSPRGHGGAHHGNRFRPYDSPYRGHKKGGFTKGKGQSSHSGTYGPTGRHNQGPFLGKRPTGSPWKKGDQRKQ